In a single window of the Bacillus mycoides genome:
- a CDS encoding tetratricopeptide repeat protein translates to MGKNQRIYKENGQVISFNQLADFFYKKGMRAYKGQKLQDAIKYFRRAAQSEKEPFILCQLAIALSESGEYQESNQIFLKLVRSNPELEQCYYFISNNYAYMGLFQQAKKYAERYLEVAEEKEFVEDTLELLEIMEEDAMGAEEIEDEDELIVMQEEANRYIRNGQLEEAIATLEVVTKEYPEFWSGHNNLAIAHFQSGNVDQALKLTEMILEKNPGNMHALCNTLIFLYSIGEHKQVESLAGQLVSVYPISFEHRLKLGTTLATIGHFEPAYKWFKVLKRQGYEGDVSFYYWFAYSAYMVKEQQVAEKMWQHVVELHPDKKGKEPWNALNLADEGQNLLFEELRKSFQQSTTLEEKMLALYLMNELSTPEKVGFFFDVTQAKNGVPIVSQLAKYFFLLNSHKSIPADLQQFEQCVRIADALYNYTKKDDELIEECLNFWFCTFIRLYTSGATFTNVYGWSAAIEYIVRGEQRNKMTQAELGDVYNVSVATVRKYVQAVKRTHT, encoded by the coding sequence ATGGGGAAAAATCAAAGAATATATAAGGAGAACGGACAAGTTATCTCTTTTAATCAGTTAGCGGACTTCTTTTATAAAAAAGGGATGAGGGCTTATAAAGGGCAAAAATTGCAAGATGCAATTAAATATTTTCGAAGAGCAGCACAAAGCGAGAAGGAGCCGTTTATTTTATGCCAACTAGCAATAGCATTATCTGAATCTGGTGAATATCAAGAGTCGAATCAGATATTTCTAAAGCTTGTTAGATCCAATCCTGAACTTGAGCAATGCTATTATTTTATTTCAAATAATTATGCATATATGGGCTTGTTTCAACAGGCGAAGAAGTATGCAGAGCGATATTTAGAAGTTGCGGAAGAGAAGGAATTTGTAGAAGATACATTAGAATTGCTTGAGATTATGGAAGAAGATGCAATGGGTGCGGAAGAGATTGAGGATGAAGATGAGCTAATTGTTATGCAAGAAGAAGCGAACCGCTACATTCGTAACGGACAATTAGAAGAGGCGATTGCTACACTAGAAGTTGTTACGAAAGAATATCCAGAATTTTGGTCAGGACATAATAATTTAGCGATTGCACATTTTCAATCAGGTAATGTAGATCAAGCGCTTAAGTTAACAGAAATGATTTTAGAGAAAAATCCTGGTAATATGCATGCGCTTTGTAATACGCTTATTTTTCTATATTCAATTGGAGAGCATAAGCAAGTAGAGTCATTAGCGGGGCAGTTAGTATCGGTATATCCAATTTCATTTGAGCATCGTTTGAAACTTGGAACAACGCTTGCAACAATTGGTCATTTTGAACCTGCATATAAATGGTTCAAAGTATTAAAGCGTCAAGGGTACGAAGGAGACGTCAGTTTTTATTACTGGTTTGCATACTCTGCGTATATGGTGAAGGAACAGCAAGTAGCTGAAAAAATGTGGCAACATGTTGTAGAATTGCATCCTGATAAAAAAGGAAAAGAACCGTGGAATGCACTGAATTTAGCAGATGAAGGACAAAATCTTTTATTTGAAGAGTTACGAAAATCATTTCAGCAAAGTACGACGCTAGAAGAGAAAATGCTAGCTTTATATTTAATGAATGAATTGTCAACACCAGAGAAGGTTGGATTCTTCTTTGATGTAACGCAAGCGAAAAATGGTGTTCCAATCGTATCGCAACTTGCAAAATATTTCTTTTTACTTAATAGTCATAAAAGCATCCCAGCTGATTTACAGCAATTTGAACAGTGCGTACGAATCGCGGATGCATTATACAATTATACGAAAAAAGATGATGAATTAATCGAAGAGTGTTTAAATTTTTGGTTTTGCACGTTCATACGTTTATATACATCTGGAGCGACTTTTACAAATGTGTACGGTTGGTCAGCGGCAATTGAATACATTGTGCGCGGCGAACAAAGAAATAAGATGACACAGGCAGAGCTTGGTGATGTATATAATGTATCTGTAGCGACTGTACGAAAGTATGTGCAGGCTGTTAAGCGCACGCACACGTAG
- the ppaX gene encoding pyrophosphatase PpaX, whose translation MKINTVLFDLDGTLINTNELIISSFLHTLNHYYSNQYKREDVLPFIGPSLHDTFSKIDASKVEEMITCYRQFNHEHHDELVEEYETVYETVQELKKQGYKIGIVTTKARQTVEMGLKLSKLDQFFDVVVTIDDVEHVKPHPEPLQKALKLLDAKPEETLMVGDNHHDIIGGQNAGTKTVAVSWTLKGRAYLEAYKPDYVLDKMSDLLPILSRING comes from the coding sequence ATGAAAATAAATACAGTGTTATTTGATTTAGATGGAACGTTAATTAATACAAATGAACTTATTATCTCTTCTTTTTTACATACGTTAAATCACTATTATTCTAATCAGTATAAGCGTGAAGATGTATTGCCATTTATCGGTCCATCTTTGCATGATACTTTTAGTAAAATTGATGCAAGTAAGGTTGAAGAGATGATTACATGTTATCGTCAATTTAATCATGAGCATCATGATGAATTAGTGGAAGAGTATGAAACTGTATATGAAACGGTTCAAGAATTGAAGAAGCAAGGTTATAAGATCGGCATCGTTACAACGAAAGCGAGACAGACGGTTGAAATGGGATTAAAGCTTTCGAAACTTGATCAGTTTTTTGATGTTGTCGTGACGATTGATGATGTGGAACATGTGAAACCACATCCAGAACCACTTCAAAAAGCATTGAAATTATTAGATGCAAAGCCAGAAGAAACATTGATGGTTGGTGATAATCATCATGATATCATCGGTGGACAAAATGCAGGTACGAAAACAGTAGCGGTTTCATGGACATTGAAAGGTAGAGCGTATTTAGAAGCGTATAAACCAGATTATGTGCTAGATAAAATGAGTGATTTACTACCGATTTTGTCCCGCATTAACGGGTAG
- the hprK gene encoding HPr(Ser) kinase/phosphatase produces MPKVRTKDLIEQFQLELVSGEEGIHRPIDTSDLSRPGIEMAGFFTYYPADRVQLLGKTELTFFDTLTTEQKQERMKALCTEETPCIIVTRNQDVPDELLQASRESGVPLLRSAQTTTRLSSRLTNYLEGKLAPTTAVHGVLVDIYGVGVLITGQSGVGKSETALELVKRGHRLVADDSVEIRQEDEDTLVGSSPDLIEHLLEIRGLGIINVMTLFGAGAVRNYKRITLVINLEIWDQKKNYDRLGLDEEKMKIIDTELTKITLPVRPGRNLAVIIEVAAMNFRLKRMGVNAAQQFSERLMSAIELGSQE; encoded by the coding sequence ATGCCGAAAGTAAGGACAAAAGATTTAATTGAACAATTTCAATTGGAGTTAGTAAGTGGTGAAGAAGGGATTCATCGTCCGATTGATACGAGTGATTTATCGCGACCTGGAATTGAAATGGCAGGATTTTTTACATATTATCCAGCTGATCGCGTGCAGCTTCTTGGGAAAACGGAGCTTACGTTCTTTGATACGTTAACGACAGAGCAAAAGCAAGAGAGAATGAAAGCGCTTTGTACTGAGGAGACGCCTTGTATTATTGTAACTCGTAATCAAGATGTACCGGATGAGTTATTACAAGCATCACGTGAATCAGGCGTGCCTTTATTACGTTCTGCTCAAACGACGACGAGATTATCAAGTCGTTTAACAAACTATTTAGAAGGTAAGTTAGCGCCAACAACAGCTGTTCATGGTGTGCTAGTAGATATTTATGGTGTTGGTGTTTTAATTACAGGTCAAAGTGGTGTCGGGAAAAGTGAGACAGCGCTTGAACTTGTAAAGCGTGGTCACCGCCTTGTTGCGGATGATAGCGTAGAAATTCGTCAAGAAGATGAAGATACATTAGTAGGGAGCTCACCTGATTTAATTGAGCACTTATTAGAAATTCGTGGTCTAGGTATCATTAACGTAATGACGTTATTCGGTGCAGGGGCAGTACGAAATTATAAACGTATTACACTTGTTATTAATCTTGAAATTTGGGATCAAAAGAAAAATTATGATCGCTTAGGTCTTGATGAAGAGAAGATGAAGATTATTGATACAGAACTTACGAAGATTACACTTCCAGTTCGTCCTGGTCGAAACTTGGCTGTTATTATTGAAGTAGCAGCGATGAACTTCAGATTAAAACGTATGGGAGTCAATGCGGCACAACAGTTCTCTGAACGATTAATGAGTGCGATTGAGTTAGGAAGTCAAGAGTAG
- a CDS encoding DUF4275 family protein yields the protein MEFLDVLRKKNMKVREFQKWGIYFRKRWEDNFANHLSYEEKEEIHLYGDKYSCGYLWHIFSYEKKKCLEGEAAERAFHNEVKKDCYIFYQHCDDVLLIKDASLLHMEDILRETDDAYKGDIYIVDKDFTWTFVKTHEHRWCGPYFTRKC from the coding sequence ATGGAGTTTTTAGATGTTTTGAGAAAGAAAAATATGAAGGTGAGAGAGTTTCAAAAGTGGGGAATATACTTTAGAAAACGCTGGGAGGATAACTTTGCGAATCATTTGAGTTATGAAGAGAAAGAAGAGATTCATTTGTACGGGGATAAATATAGCTGTGGTTATTTGTGGCACATATTTAGTTATGAAAAGAAGAAATGTTTAGAAGGTGAAGCAGCAGAGAGAGCGTTTCATAATGAAGTGAAAAAGGATTGTTACATATTCTATCAACATTGTGATGATGTACTGCTAATAAAGGATGCAAGTTTATTACATATGGAGGATATATTACGGGAGACAGACGATGCGTATAAAGGTGATATATATATTGTAGACAAAGACTTTACTTGGACCTTTGTGAAAACGCACGAACATAGATGGTGTGGTCCTTATTTTACTAGGAAATGTTAG
- the lgt gene encoding prolipoprotein diacylglyceryl transferase: MLLGSVPQLDRIAVQLGPFPVYWYGVIIGTGVLLGLWLATREGERLGIHKDTFIDLVLIAVPIAILFARMYYVIFEWEYYSQNPSQIINIRQGGLAIHGGLIGAVITGILFAKRRGLSFWKLADIAAPSILLGQAIGRWGNFMNQEAHGDEVTRQFLEGLHLPDFIINQMYIDGVYYHPTFLYESLWNFAGVILLLALRKVNLRRGELFFTYLIWYSVGRFFVEGLRTDSLMLGPLRIAQVMSIGIVVISIIFIIVRRKMGQADKRYLEN, encoded by the coding sequence ATGCTGTTAGGTTCTGTACCACAGCTTGACCGTATAGCAGTCCAACTTGGGCCGTTCCCTGTTTATTGGTATGGGGTTATTATCGGTACAGGTGTGCTATTAGGTCTTTGGCTAGCAACTCGCGAGGGAGAAAGGCTTGGTATTCACAAAGATACATTTATCGACCTTGTATTAATCGCAGTACCAATTGCCATTCTTTTTGCGAGAATGTATTATGTCATTTTTGAATGGGAATATTATTCGCAAAATCCGAGTCAAATTATTAATATTCGTCAAGGTGGTTTGGCGATTCATGGTGGTTTAATCGGGGCTGTTATTACAGGAATCCTTTTTGCGAAACGACGCGGGCTTTCATTCTGGAAGTTAGCGGATATTGCTGCGCCGAGTATTTTACTAGGACAAGCAATTGGCCGATGGGGAAACTTTATGAACCAAGAGGCGCATGGTGATGAAGTAACGAGACAGTTTTTAGAAGGTCTTCATTTACCAGATTTCATTATTAATCAAATGTACATTGATGGTGTGTATTATCACCCAACGTTTTTATATGAATCATTATGGAACTTTGCAGGTGTTATTTTACTACTCGCGTTACGAAAAGTGAATTTACGCCGTGGTGAATTATTCTTCACATATTTAATTTGGTATTCAGTGGGACGCTTCTTCGTAGAAGGTTTGCGTACAGATAGTTTAATGTTAGGACCACTTCGTATTGCACAAGTAATGTCTATTGGAATTGTTGTTATTTCTATCATTTTCATTATTGTGAGACGAAAAATGGGGCAAGCTGATAAAAGATATTTAGAAAATTAG
- a CDS encoding phage holin family protein produces MRWIVSLLVNSVVLIAVSGLLKGVAPDAFYIANIQTAIIASIILAILNVFVKPLLILITLPITLVTFGFFLIVINAITLKMTDSLLGDAFNISGFGVAIVAAICISIFNMIIEKVIVEPLHEKKRK; encoded by the coding sequence ATGAGATGGATTGTATCACTTCTTGTAAATAGCGTTGTGTTAATCGCTGTATCCGGACTTTTAAAAGGGGTTGCACCAGACGCATTTTACATAGCAAATATACAAACTGCAATTATTGCGAGTATTATATTGGCGATTTTAAACGTATTTGTAAAGCCGCTTTTAATTTTAATTACGCTACCGATTACTCTTGTAACTTTCGGTTTCTTCTTAATTGTTATTAATGCGATTACGTTAAAGATGACGGATTCGTTATTAGGGGACGCCTTTAATATATCTGGATTTGGTGTAGCGATTGTTGCGGCAATTTGTATTTCTATTTTTAATATGATAATTGAAAAAGTAATTGTTGAACCATTACATGAAAAAAAGAGGAAATGA
- a CDS encoding acyltransferase: MRRTTRYPVSGENSLWNVYKTVSFWKVMKNFIIIQIARYTPFLSVKNWLYRTFLRMEVGKKTSFALMVMPDIMFPEKITVGENSIIGYNTTLLAHEYLIREYRLGEIVIGNEVMIGANTTILPGVTIGDGAIVSAGTLVHKDVPGGAFVGGNPMRIIYTKEEMATREG; the protein is encoded by the coding sequence GTGCGACGGACAACGCGCTATCCTGTTTCAGGAGAAAATTCATTGTGGAATGTGTATAAAACAGTTTCTTTTTGGAAGGTAATGAAAAATTTTATTATCATCCAAATCGCACGTTACACGCCATTTTTATCCGTAAAGAATTGGTTATATCGCACGTTTTTACGGATGGAAGTAGGAAAGAAAACGTCGTTTGCACTTATGGTAATGCCAGATATTATGTTTCCAGAAAAGATTACTGTGGGAGAAAATTCAATTATCGGCTATAATACAACGCTTTTAGCGCATGAATATTTAATTCGTGAGTATCGACTTGGAGAAATCGTCATAGGGAATGAAGTTATGATTGGAGCGAATACGACAATTTTACCAGGTGTGACAATTGGAGATGGAGCTATCGTTTCTGCAGGCACACTTGTCCATAAAGATGTACCAGGCGGCGCTTTCGTAGGCGGAAATCCGATGCGTATTATTTATACGAAAGAGGAAATGGCCACTAGAGAAGGTTGA